A window of the Phalacrocorax carbo chromosome 26, bPhaCar2.1, whole genome shotgun sequence genome harbors these coding sequences:
- the TLCD3B gene encoding ceramide synthase isoform X2 has product MYANERPRGLLNMHERRARAPPLCRLVSSVQAVMASTAGYIISSSCQHVIDDQHWLAGAYPQFAVPYFVYDVYAMFLCHRHRGRVKGHEAAPPPSLRAAAGAYLRKDLLMVLHHAAMVLVCFPVATLWRQGKGDFFLGCLLMAELSTPFVCLGKVLILFQRQHTALHKLNGAALLVTFLLCRVLLFPYLYWAYGRQRGLPLLGVPAALPPAYNAAAAALLAPQLYWFALICRGAWRLFRAPPPAPPPQPP; this is encoded by the exons ATGTATGCAAATGAGCGACCGCGCGGGCTGCTGAATATGCATGAGCGTAGGGCGAGAGCCCCGCCCCTTTGCCG gctGGTGTCCTCGGTGCAGGCGGTGATGGCCTCCACGGCCGGGTACatcatctcctcctcctgccaacATGTCATCGATGACCA gcactggctggcGGGGGCGTACCCCCAATTTGCCGTCCCCTACTTCGTCTACGACGTCTACGCCATGTTCCTGTGTCACCGTCACCGGGGGCGGGTGAAGGGCCACGAAGCGGCCCCTCCCCCGTCGCTGCGCGCGGCCGCCGGCGCCTACCTGCGCAAGGACCTGCTGATGGTGCTCCACCACGCCGCCATGGTGCTCGTCTGCTTCCCCGTGGCCACC cTATGGCGCCAAGGGAAGGGCGACTTCTTCTTGGGGTGTCTCCTGATGGCCGAGCTCAGCACCCCCTTCGTCTGCCTCGGCAAGGTCCTCATCCTG TTCCAGCGCCAGCACACGGCCCTGCACAAGCTCAACGGCGCCGCCCTGCTGGTGACCTTCCTCCTGTGCCGCGTCCTCCTCTTCCCCTACCTGTACTGGGCCTACGGGCGCCAGCGGGGGCTGCCGCTGCTGGGGGTCCCCGCCGCCCTGCCCCCCGCCTAcaacgccgccgccgccgccctcctgGCCCCACAGCTCTACTGGTTCGCCCTCATCTGCCGGGGGGCTTGGCGCCTCTTccgcgcccctccccccgcgccccccccacagcccccctga
- the TLCD3B gene encoding ceramide synthase isoform X1 encodes MAPPGAALAAGLLFFPGLFVVAKGALRRLRCPEPHAAILAARLVSSVQAVMASTAGYIISSSCQHVIDDQHWLAGAYPQFAVPYFVYDVYAMFLCHRHRGRVKGHEAAPPPSLRAAAGAYLRKDLLMVLHHAAMVLVCFPVATLWRQGKGDFFLGCLLMAELSTPFVCLGKVLILFQRQHTALHKLNGAALLVTFLLCRVLLFPYLYWAYGRQRGLPLLGVPAALPPAYNAAAAALLAPQLYWFALICRGAWRLFRAPPPAPPPQPP; translated from the exons atggccccccccggggcggcgCTGGCCGCGGGGCTCCTCTTCTTCCCGGGGCTCTTCGTGGTGGCCAAGGGCGCGCTGAGGCGGCTGCGCTGCCCCGAGCCCCACGCCGCCATCCTGGCCGCCAG gctGGTGTCCTCGGTGCAGGCGGTGATGGCCTCCACGGCCGGGTACatcatctcctcctcctgccaacATGTCATCGATGACCA gcactggctggcGGGGGCGTACCCCCAATTTGCCGTCCCCTACTTCGTCTACGACGTCTACGCCATGTTCCTGTGTCACCGTCACCGGGGGCGGGTGAAGGGCCACGAAGCGGCCCCTCCCCCGTCGCTGCGCGCGGCCGCCGGCGCCTACCTGCGCAAGGACCTGCTGATGGTGCTCCACCACGCCGCCATGGTGCTCGTCTGCTTCCCCGTGGCCACC cTATGGCGCCAAGGGAAGGGCGACTTCTTCTTGGGGTGTCTCCTGATGGCCGAGCTCAGCACCCCCTTCGTCTGCCTCGGCAAGGTCCTCATCCTG TTCCAGCGCCAGCACACGGCCCTGCACAAGCTCAACGGCGCCGCCCTGCTGGTGACCTTCCTCCTGTGCCGCGTCCTCCTCTTCCCCTACCTGTACTGGGCCTACGGGCGCCAGCGGGGGCTGCCGCTGCTGGGGGTCCCCGCCGCCCTGCCCCCCGCCTAcaacgccgccgccgccgccctcctgGCCCCACAGCTCTACTGGTTCGCCCTCATCTGCCGGGGGGCTTGGCGCCTCTTccgcgcccctccccccgcgccccccccacagcccccctga